One genomic region from Anguilla rostrata isolate EN2019 chromosome 2, ASM1855537v3, whole genome shotgun sequence encodes:
- the si:dkey-21c1.1 gene encoding protein VCF1 isoform X2 yields MALRKRRLSCGSEDGQVPPSAKRSGGGQSELAELGREVWDSESSSSDSSAVSSPEWPAGGSTVQGADIGGRSHSSPSPTNPAPLPEEWGPIGQSNLGASYNHINRILREAHFSSLQTRSHAHAT; encoded by the exons ATGGCGTTAAG GAAGCGCCGGCTGAGCTGTGGGAGTGAAGACGGACAGGTCCCACCCTCTGCCAAGAGGTCAGGTGGAGGCCAGTCCGAGCTGGCTGAGCTGGGACGTGAGGTGTGGGACTCAGAG TCCTCCAGCAGTGACAGCAGTGCTGTCAGTAGCCCTGaatggccagcagggggcagcacagtCCAAGGTGCAGATATCGGGGGGCGAAGCCATTCCAGCCCAAGCCCCACTAACCCCGCCCCGTTGCCAGAGGAGTGGGGCCCCATTGGCCAGTCCAACCTGGGCGCCTCCTACAACCACATCAACCGCATCCTGCGGGAGGCGCACTTCAGCAGCCTGCAGACTCGGAGCCACGCCCACGCCACatga
- the si:dkey-21c1.1 gene encoding protein VCF1 isoform X1, with product MLTESRKRRLSCGSEDGQVPPSAKRSGGGQSELAELGREVWDSESSSSDSSAVSSPEWPAGGSTVQGADIGGRSHSSPSPTNPAPLPEEWGPIGQSNLGASYNHINRILREAHFSSLQTRSHAHAT from the exons ATGTTAACCGAAAGCAG GAAGCGCCGGCTGAGCTGTGGGAGTGAAGACGGACAGGTCCCACCCTCTGCCAAGAGGTCAGGTGGAGGCCAGTCCGAGCTGGCTGAGCTGGGACGTGAGGTGTGGGACTCAGAG TCCTCCAGCAGTGACAGCAGTGCTGTCAGTAGCCCTGaatggccagcagggggcagcacagtCCAAGGTGCAGATATCGGGGGGCGAAGCCATTCCAGCCCAAGCCCCACTAACCCCGCCCCGTTGCCAGAGGAGTGGGGCCCCATTGGCCAGTCCAACCTGGGCGCCTCCTACAACCACATCAACCGCATCCTGCGGGAGGCGCACTTCAGCAGCCTGCAGACTCGGAGCCACGCCCACGCCACatga